One Aegilops tauschii subsp. strangulata cultivar AL8/78 chromosome 7, Aet v6.0, whole genome shotgun sequence genomic window carries:
- the LOC109771026 gene encoding uncharacterized protein → MELFHHGQHVRLRSRDLGTYLHADEDGQGASLHHRRASMNAAWAVHVYQPPRAQVPYLLLHSAAYGLYLAATDGPAPVGLRGFRVELRSYDHREADAVCWTAIRTGSGDDVRLQHFNLGCLRANGKYLPWNNGASIGHIDGTSTMMHWVVEPIPGRETMPPLPRSTGLTLPRAVLPSRQIVYVWTDNHGDLITSGWHTFRGRSVFRLRKELARLLNAVQVLGVGDLVLCLPTRDGRLFPLLVDLPNNRQPLHVAVVVVGTPLASVCNVLEMATTSKLLAAFLLDEASGVHTDVAVLAVVSPASENV, encoded by the exons ATGGAGCTGTTCCACCACGGCCAGCACGTGCGGCTGCGGAGCCGCGATCTGGGCACGTACCTGCACGCCGACGAGGACGGGCAGGGCGCCTCCCTCCACCACCGCCGGGCGTCGATGAACGCGGCCTGGGCGGTGCACGTGTACCAGCCCCCCCGCGCCCAGGTGCCGTACCTGCTCCTCCACAGCGCCGCCTACGGCCTGTACCTCGCCGCCACGGACGGGCCGGCGCCGGTGGGCCTCCGCGGGTTCCGCGTCGAGCTGCGCAGCTACGACCACCGCGAGGCGGACGCTGTCTGCTGGACGGCCATCCGGACGGGGTCCGGGGACGACGTCCGGCTCCAGCACTTCAACCTCGGCTGCCTCCGCGCCAACGGCAAGTACCTCCCCTGGAACAACGGCGCCAGCATCGGCCACATCGACGGCACCAGCACGATGATGCACTGGGTCGTGGAGCCCATCCCCGGCCGGGAGACCATGCCTCCCCTTCCACGTTCCACCGGG CTTACCCTCCCCCGCGCCGTGCTGCCGTCGCGGCAGATCGTGTACGTGTGGACGGACAACCACGGGGACCTCATCACCAGCGGCTGGCACACGTTCAGGGGGAGATCCGTGTTCCGCCTGAGGAAGGAGCTGGCCAGGCTGCTCAACGCCGTCCAAGTCTTGGGCGTCGGCGACCTCGTCTTGTGCCTCCCCACACGTGATGGCCGGCTTTTCCCACTCCTCGTCGACCTGCCCAACAACCGCCAGCCcctccacgtcgccgtcgtcgtcgtcgggaCGCCTC TGGCATCAGTCTGTAATGTGTTGGAAATGGCCACTACTTCAAAGTTGCTAGCTGCATTTCTCTTAGATGAAGCATCTGGTGTCCACACGGATGTGGCGGTTCTTGCA GTTGTGTCCCCGGCGTCTGAAAATGTATAG